In Prionailurus viverrinus isolate Anna chromosome C2, UM_Priviv_1.0, whole genome shotgun sequence, one DNA window encodes the following:
- the LOC125174492 gene encoding translation initiation factor IF-2-like: protein MKMNKLYKLTAQGRRWAFKGRLENLGAVPREQLAHPRVPSTLGTLRVPGVPVFPSALPPAVGLGLPRPRTARPRAPAGPHGGREGRRCRASPAPRRWRPRPGARPRVLGSPRPPGARASGRGRGLTGGLRGAAGGARADGRGSPAPEAGHPEARADLPRRARRAGGRRGGGRTARAAAGCAHRWAAAAKARRSGAGVLETPAVTPRAQRLRAGKTRPRLGRNRPFSPPPRPLWLQPHLGPGAQVTSFPRSFFGRGGARGPPTSSRSAEAGEGRPAPSRSGGAGRRL from the exons ATGAAAATGAACAAGCTTTATAAATTAACAGCTCAGGGACGGCGATGGGCCTTTAAGGGAAGGCTGGAGAATTTGGGGGCGGTACCTCGGGAACA GCTGGCCCACCCACGAGTCCCCAGTACTTTGGGAACCCTCCGGGTTCCCGGGGTTCCCGTCTTTCCGTCGGCACTTCCCCCGGCCGTGGGTTTGGGCTTGCCCCGCCCACGTACCGCCCGCCCGCGGGCACCGGCGGGGCCGCACGGGGGCCGGGAGGGGCGGAGGTGCCGGGCCAGCCCTGCGCCTCGCCGCTGGCGCCCGCGCCCGGGAGCGCGTCCTCGGGTCCTCGGATCCCCGCGTCCTCCGGGCGCCAGGGCCTCGGGCCGGGGGAGGGGCCTCACCGGCGGGCTCcgcggggcggcgggcggcgcaCGTGCGGACGGGCGGGGATCCCCGGCGCCGGAGGCGGGGCACCCGGAAGCGCGCGCGGACTTGCCTCGCCGAGCCCGGCGGGcaggggggcggcggggaggcgGGCGCACTGCCCGGGCCGCGGCCGGCTGTGCTCACAGGTGGGCGGCGGCGGCGAAGGCGCGGCGGAGCGGAGCCGGGGTCCTCGAGACTCCAGCCGTCACACCGAGGGCCCAGCGGCTCCGAGCTGGGAAGACGCGTCCGCGCCTCGGTAGGAACCGGCCGTTCTCCCCGCCACCTCGGCCTCTTTGGCTGCAGCCGCACCTCGGCCCTGGAGCGCAGGTAACTTCCTTTCCAAGGTCATTCTTCGGGCGGGGCGGCGCTCGCGGCCCGCCCACGTCCTCACGGTCGGCGGAGGCGGGAGAGGGGCGCCCTGCGCCGAGCCGGAGCGGTGGGGCTGGACGGCGACTCTGA